One window from the genome of Maylandia zebra isolate NMK-2024a linkage group LG18, Mzebra_GT3a, whole genome shotgun sequence encodes:
- the ss18 gene encoding protein SSXT isoform X2 produces the protein MSVAFAPHRQRGKGDITPAGIQKLLDENNQLIQCIMDFQSKGKTAECSQYQQMLHRNLVYLATIADSNQNMQSLLPAPPTQNMPMGPGGMNQSGPPPQPPHGHNMPSEGMVSGGPPAPHMQNQMNGQMPGPNHMPMQGPGPGPNQPPNMPSGSMNMPPSSHGSMGGYNHAVPSSQGMPSQSQMNMTQGQPMGNYGPRPNMNMQPNQGPMMHQQPPSQQYNMPPGGGGQHYQGQQNPMGMIGQVNQGNHVMGQRPMPPYRPPQQGPPQQYPGQEDYYGDQYSHAGQGASEGNAQYGQQQEAYQQGPPQQQGYPPQQQYPGQQGYPPQQQGYGPSQSAPGQYPNYPQGQGQQYGGYRPPQPGPPQGQQQRPYGYDQGHMRK, from the exons ATGTCGGTGGCATTTGCACCTCACAGACAGCGTGGGAAGGGTGATATAACACCCGCTGGAATACAAAAG TTACTTGATGAAAACAACCAGCTGATCCAGTGCATAATGGATTTCCAGAGTAAAGGCAAAACGGCTGAGTGTTCACA GTATCAACAGATGCTGCACAGAAATTTAGTGTACTTGGCGACGATAGCAGACTCCAATCAGAACATGCAGTCTCTCCTCCCTGCT CCGCCCACTCAAAATATGCCCATGGGTCCTGGTGGCATGAACCAAAGTGGCCCccctcctcagcctcctcacgGTCACAACATGCCCTCTGAGGGTATGGTCAGCGGCGGCCCTCCAGCCCCACATATGCAGAACCAGATGAATGGACAGATGCCTG GACCTAATCACATGCCCATGCAAGGTCCTGGTCCAGGCCCCAACCAGCCCCCGAACATGCCCAGTGGCTCTATGAATATGCCCCCCAGCAGCCACGGCTCCATGGGTGGCTACAATCACGCTGTCCCTTCCTCCCAGGGCATGCCATCTCAGAGCCAAATGAATATGACCCAAGGCCAACCCATGGGAAACTATGGGCCTCGTCCAAACATGAACATGCAGCCCAATCAAG GTCCAATGATGCACCAGCAGCCTCCCTCACAGCAATATAACATGCCTCCTGGTGGTGGTGGACAGCACTACCAAGGACAACAGAACCCAATGGGCATGATTGGCCAAGTCAACCAGGGGAATCATGTCATGGGGCAAAGGCCAATGCCGCCCTACAGACCCCCACAGCAAG gACCCCCTCAGCAGTATCCAGGGCAGGAAGACTACTATGGGGACCAGTACAGTCACGCAGGACAGGGAGCATCAGAAG GTAATGCTCAATATGGCCAGCAGCAGGAGGCATACCAGCAAGGCCCACCTCAGCAACAGGGATATCCTCCTCAGCAGCAGTACCCAGGTCAACAGGGCTATCCACCCCAACAACAGGGATATG gTCCCTCCCAAAGTGCCCCAGGACAGTATCCTAACTATCCTCAAGGGCAGGGACAGCAGTATGGGGGCTATCGCCCTCCACAACCCGGTCCCCCACAGGGCCAACAGCAGCGCCCTTATGGTTATGACCAG
- the ss18 gene encoding protein SSXT isoform X1, with product MSVAFAPHRQRGKGDITPAGIQKLLDENNQLIQCIMDFQSKGKTAECSQYQQMLHRNLVYLATIADSNQNMQSLLPAPPTQNMPMGPGGMNQSGPPPQPPHGHNMPSEGMVSGGPPAPHMQNQMNGQMPGPNHMPMQGPGPGPNQPPNMPSGSMNMPPSSHGSMGGYNHAVPSSQGMPSQSQMNMTQGQPMGNYGPRPNMNMQPNQGPMMHQQPPSQQYNMPPGGGGQHYQGQQNPMGMIGQVNQGNHVMGQRPMPPYRPPQQGPPQQYPGQEDYYGDQYSHAGQGASEGNAQYGQQQEAYQQGPPQQQGYPPQQQYPGQQGYPPQQQGYGPSQSAPGQYPNYPQGQGQQYGGYRPPQPGPPQGQQQRPYGYDQGQYGNYQQ from the exons ATGTCGGTGGCATTTGCACCTCACAGACAGCGTGGGAAGGGTGATATAACACCCGCTGGAATACAAAAG TTACTTGATGAAAACAACCAGCTGATCCAGTGCATAATGGATTTCCAGAGTAAAGGCAAAACGGCTGAGTGTTCACA GTATCAACAGATGCTGCACAGAAATTTAGTGTACTTGGCGACGATAGCAGACTCCAATCAGAACATGCAGTCTCTCCTCCCTGCT CCGCCCACTCAAAATATGCCCATGGGTCCTGGTGGCATGAACCAAAGTGGCCCccctcctcagcctcctcacgGTCACAACATGCCCTCTGAGGGTATGGTCAGCGGCGGCCCTCCAGCCCCACATATGCAGAACCAGATGAATGGACAGATGCCTG GACCTAATCACATGCCCATGCAAGGTCCTGGTCCAGGCCCCAACCAGCCCCCGAACATGCCCAGTGGCTCTATGAATATGCCCCCCAGCAGCCACGGCTCCATGGGTGGCTACAATCACGCTGTCCCTTCCTCCCAGGGCATGCCATCTCAGAGCCAAATGAATATGACCCAAGGCCAACCCATGGGAAACTATGGGCCTCGTCCAAACATGAACATGCAGCCCAATCAAG GTCCAATGATGCACCAGCAGCCTCCCTCACAGCAATATAACATGCCTCCTGGTGGTGGTGGACAGCACTACCAAGGACAACAGAACCCAATGGGCATGATTGGCCAAGTCAACCAGGGGAATCATGTCATGGGGCAAAGGCCAATGCCGCCCTACAGACCCCCACAGCAAG gACCCCCTCAGCAGTATCCAGGGCAGGAAGACTACTATGGGGACCAGTACAGTCACGCAGGACAGGGAGCATCAGAAG GTAATGCTCAATATGGCCAGCAGCAGGAGGCATACCAGCAAGGCCCACCTCAGCAACAGGGATATCCTCCTCAGCAGCAGTACCCAGGTCAACAGGGCTATCCACCCCAACAACAGGGATATG gTCCCTCCCAAAGTGCCCCAGGACAGTATCCTAACTATCCTCAAGGGCAGGGACAGCAGTATGGGGGCTATCGCCCTCCACAACCCGGTCCCCCACAGGGCCAACAGCAGCGCCCTTATGGTTATGACCAG
- the ss18 gene encoding protein SSXT isoform X3 — protein sequence MSVAFAPHRQRGKGDITPAGIQKLLDENNQLIQCIMDFQSKGKTAECSQYQQMLHRNLVYLATIADSNQNMQSLLPAPPTQNMPMGPGGMNQSGPPPQPPHGHNMPSEGMVSGGPPAPHMQNQMNGQMPGPNHMPMQGPGPGPNQPPNMPSGSMNMPPSSHGSMGGYNHAVPSSQGMPSQSQMNMTQGQPMGNYGPRPNMNMQPNQGPMMHQQPPSQQYNMPPGGGGQHYQGQQNPMGMIGQVNQGNHVMGQRPMPPYRPPQQGNAQYGQQQEAYQQGPPQQQGYPPQQQYPGQQGYPPQQQGYGPSQSAPGQYPNYPQGQGQQYGGYRPPQPGPPQGQQQRPYGYDQGQYGNYQQ from the exons ATGTCGGTGGCATTTGCACCTCACAGACAGCGTGGGAAGGGTGATATAACACCCGCTGGAATACAAAAG TTACTTGATGAAAACAACCAGCTGATCCAGTGCATAATGGATTTCCAGAGTAAAGGCAAAACGGCTGAGTGTTCACA GTATCAACAGATGCTGCACAGAAATTTAGTGTACTTGGCGACGATAGCAGACTCCAATCAGAACATGCAGTCTCTCCTCCCTGCT CCGCCCACTCAAAATATGCCCATGGGTCCTGGTGGCATGAACCAAAGTGGCCCccctcctcagcctcctcacgGTCACAACATGCCCTCTGAGGGTATGGTCAGCGGCGGCCCTCCAGCCCCACATATGCAGAACCAGATGAATGGACAGATGCCTG GACCTAATCACATGCCCATGCAAGGTCCTGGTCCAGGCCCCAACCAGCCCCCGAACATGCCCAGTGGCTCTATGAATATGCCCCCCAGCAGCCACGGCTCCATGGGTGGCTACAATCACGCTGTCCCTTCCTCCCAGGGCATGCCATCTCAGAGCCAAATGAATATGACCCAAGGCCAACCCATGGGAAACTATGGGCCTCGTCCAAACATGAACATGCAGCCCAATCAAG GTCCAATGATGCACCAGCAGCCTCCCTCACAGCAATATAACATGCCTCCTGGTGGTGGTGGACAGCACTACCAAGGACAACAGAACCCAATGGGCATGATTGGCCAAGTCAACCAGGGGAATCATGTCATGGGGCAAAGGCCAATGCCGCCCTACAGACCCCCACAGCAAG GTAATGCTCAATATGGCCAGCAGCAGGAGGCATACCAGCAAGGCCCACCTCAGCAACAGGGATATCCTCCTCAGCAGCAGTACCCAGGTCAACAGGGCTATCCACCCCAACAACAGGGATATG gTCCCTCCCAAAGTGCCCCAGGACAGTATCCTAACTATCCTCAAGGGCAGGGACAGCAGTATGGGGGCTATCGCCCTCCACAACCCGGTCCCCCACAGGGCCAACAGCAGCGCCCTTATGGTTATGACCAG
- the psma8 gene encoding proteasome subunit alpha-type 8, translating into MAARYDRAITVFSPDGHLFQVEYAQEAVKKGSTAVGIRGKDIVVLGVEKKSVAKLQEERTVRKICALDEHVCMAFAGLTADARIVINRARVECQSHRLTVEDPVTVEYITRYIATLKQRYTQSNGRRPFGISALIVGFDYDGTPRLYQTDPSGTYHAWKANAIGRSAKTVREFLEKNYTEEAIAGDNEAIKLAIKALLEVVQSGGKNIELAVIRRNQPLKILESKEIETLVAEIEKEKEEEAEKKKQKKST; encoded by the exons ATGGCGGCAAGATATGACAGAGCTATTACTGTCTTTTCTCCCGATGGTCATCTGTTTCAAGTGGAGTATGCACAGGAAGCTGTAAAGAAAGGTTCTACAGCG GTGGGAATCAGAGGTAAAGACATTGTTGTCCTTGGTGTGGAGAAGAAATCTGTTGCAAAGTTACAGGAGGAAAGGACTGTCCGCAAGATATGCGCACTGGATGAGCACGTCTGCATGGCATTTGCAG GTTTGACCGCAGATGCTCGTATTGTGATAAACAGAGCTCGTGTTGAGTGCCAGAGCCACAGGCTAACAGTTGAGGACCCAGTCACAGTGGAATACATCACACGCTACATAGCTACACTGAAACAG CGCTATACTCAAAGCAATGGTCGCAGGCCGTTTGGCATCTCTGCATTAATTGTTGGCTTTGACTACGATGGAACTCCCAGGCTGTATCAGACGGACCCGTCAGGAACGTACCATGCCTGGAAG gcaAATGCAATCGGCCGTAGCGCAAAAACTGTGAGAGAGTTCTTGGAGAAGAATTACACAGAAGAAGCCATTGCTGGGGACAATGAGGCAATCAAGTTGGCCATCAAAGCTTTGCTTGAG GTTGTCCAGTCAGGAGGGAAAAATATTGAACTTGCTGTTATCAGACGAAATCAGCCACTGAAG ATTTTGGAATCCAAGGAAATTGAGACCCTGGTGGCTGAgattgaaaaggaaaaagaagaagaagcagagaagaaaaagcagaaaaaatccACATAA